In Halovivax gelatinilyticus, the following are encoded in one genomic region:
- the dph2 gene encoding diphthamide biosynthesis enzyme Dph2, which produces MSEDTSYSPGDLRNTGMRLKHDREWDYELDRIVEAVDARDAETVGLQFPEGLKRRAPRVADDIRDLVECRVLISGQPCYGACDLDTYLMKRSDVFVHFGHSPMKETDKVIYVPLFSNVDVLPIMEEALSTLEVPSESSEVGLVTTAQHMNRFDEMRSFLEERGYRVRTRRGDDRLTHEGQVLGCNYASADVDAPQILYVGGGKFHPLGLAMEHPEKDVVIADPVNNVVTLADTEKFVKQRYAAVHKAMDAKTWGVIFCTKIGQGRWDEAEAILDENDDAYLITLDEVTPDRLRNFDFDAFVNTGCPRITTDDGPRFHKPLLTPGEYDAAVGNKPLSEIGFDTFHGTW; this is translated from the coding sequence ATGAGCGAGGATACGTCCTACAGCCCGGGCGATTTGCGGAATACGGGAATGCGGTTGAAACACGACCGGGAGTGGGATTACGAACTCGACCGCATCGTCGAAGCGGTCGACGCACGAGATGCTGAGACGGTCGGTTTGCAGTTCCCAGAGGGATTAAAACGAAGAGCCCCTCGCGTCGCCGACGATATTCGCGATCTAGTCGAGTGTCGTGTACTCATCTCTGGCCAACCATGTTACGGCGCCTGTGATCTCGATACGTATTTGATGAAACGATCCGACGTGTTCGTCCACTTCGGTCACTCGCCGATGAAGGAGACGGACAAGGTGATCTACGTTCCACTCTTTTCGAACGTCGACGTCCTCCCGATTATGGAGGAAGCGCTCTCGACCCTCGAAGTACCGAGCGAATCTTCGGAGGTTGGACTAGTGACGACGGCCCAGCACATGAACCGGTTCGACGAAATGCGTTCGTTCCTCGAAGAGCGGGGTTACCGCGTACGAACGCGACGCGGCGACGATCGGTTGACCCACGAGGGACAGGTCCTGGGCTGTAACTACGCGAGCGCTGACGTCGACGCCCCGCAGATCCTGTACGTCGGTGGTGGAAAGTTCCACCCGCTCGGATTGGCGATGGAACATCCGGAAAAGGACGTCGTTATCGCCGATCCGGTGAATAACGTCGTGACCCTCGCCGATACGGAGAAATTCGTAAAGCAACGGTACGCGGCCGTTCACAAGGCGATGGACGCGAAAACGTGGGGCGTCATCTTCTGTACCAAAATCGGTCAGGGTCGATGGGACGAAGCCGAAGCGATTCTCGACGAGAACGACGACGCCTACCTCATCACCCTGGACGAGGTGACACCCGATCGACTCAGAAACTTCGATTTCGACGCCTTCGTCAACACGGGCTGTCCCCGCATAACGACCGACGACGGCCCTCGATTCCACAAACCGCTTCTCACCCCTGGGGAGTACGACGCGGCCGTTGGAAACAAACCGTTATCCGAAATCGGTTTCGACACGTTCCACGGCACCTGGTGA
- a CDS encoding MBL fold metallo-hydrolase has translation MSESDWGDWLVREIESADPETVSLWYLGCNGFVLKGADGTTLTIDPYVGLGDPPRTVRMIPVPFDPSDFGEMDAVLATHEHTDHVHGPSQAPILAQTGASFFAPSSSIDVALSDERWTDHWSVERSQFTEVSVGDTFEVGGFTISVESANDPDAQEPVSYLLEYDGVTIFHGGDTRPAAEFERIGSEYDIDFGILAFGTVGMIPDKQTGNRKRTRWYNDENQIIEAAASLQLDQLIPSHWDMWRGMTADPTSLRHHGSSFQYPNRLTILSIGDHLSI, from the coding sequence ATGAGTGAAAGCGATTGGGGCGATTGGCTCGTTCGAGAAATCGAGTCCGCCGACCCCGAGACGGTCTCGTTGTGGTATCTGGGGTGTAACGGGTTCGTCCTGAAAGGTGCTGACGGGACGACGCTCACCATCGACCCGTACGTTGGTCTCGGTGATCCCCCGCGAACCGTTCGTATGATTCCGGTTCCGTTCGATCCCTCGGACTTCGGGGAGATGGACGCGGTGCTGGCTACGCACGAACACACGGATCACGTCCACGGACCGAGCCAGGCTCCGATATTGGCCCAAACTGGGGCATCGTTCTTCGCTCCCAGTTCGAGCATCGACGTCGCGCTGTCAGACGAACGCTGGACTGATCACTGGAGCGTCGAACGGTCCCAGTTTACCGAGGTCTCGGTGGGAGACACGTTCGAGGTTGGTGGATTCACCATTTCGGTCGAATCTGCTAACGATCCTGACGCCCAGGAGCCGGTGAGCTATCTCCTCGAGTACGATGGGGTGACCATCTTTCACGGTGGTGACACACGACCGGCAGCTGAATTCGAACGGATCGGATCAGAGTACGACATCGATTTCGGCATCCTCGCGTTCGGCACGGTTGGGATGATACCCGACAAGCAAACCGGGAACCGAAAACGAACTCGGTGGTACAACGACGAGAATCAAATCATCGAAGCCGCGGCGTCGCTTCAGCTCGATCAGCTTATTCCTTCCCACTGGGATATGTGGCGAGGCATGACGGCTGACCCGACGTCGCTCCGTCACCATGGTTCGTCGTTTCAATATCCGAATCGACTCACAATCCTCTCAATTGGAGACCACCTCTCGATCTAA
- a CDS encoding tyrosine-type recombinase/integrase, whose product MSKATTDPIEYFLEDVTHHGRNVRTHDAYRRVLTEYEAFLQDHRDVTPLTADYRDCMAWIHEIRTQHADSTIATYASYLNRFYSYLERVGRHDDNPMALVVEEMDESIETNPSRRDISIESMRAFVTGVRHPLHRAIIVALLKTGVRSGELCNLDMKDVQLDSVDTGYTLRAQLENKSNALYISPTHTFGERSGGVVRTASNKRKRETIIPIDPELEFELRRWLAIRPDTNSPAEPVFVGTADRWGERLTPDHIHHIVTEYATEAGWYRRGGGASENVTPHYFRHFFTTHLRDRTGDRGIVKYLRGDVADDIIDTYTHDWGDRIRGTYLDHIYRIT is encoded by the coding sequence ATGAGTAAGGCGACGACAGATCCGATCGAGTACTTCCTCGAAGACGTCACACACCACGGTCGAAACGTCCGAACGCACGACGCGTATCGACGCGTTCTCACGGAGTACGAGGCGTTTCTTCAGGATCATCGAGACGTAACGCCGCTGACTGCGGACTACCGCGACTGTATGGCCTGGATTCACGAGATACGGACCCAACACGCAGACAGCACGATCGCGACGTACGCCTCGTATCTGAACCGATTTTACTCGTATCTCGAACGCGTCGGTCGCCACGACGACAACCCAATGGCCCTCGTCGTCGAGGAGATGGACGAATCGATCGAGACGAATCCATCGCGGCGAGATATCTCGATCGAATCGATGCGTGCGTTCGTAACCGGCGTTCGACATCCGCTACACCGCGCCATCATCGTTGCGCTACTGAAAACCGGCGTTCGTTCTGGTGAACTCTGTAATCTGGATATGAAAGATGTTCAGCTCGATTCGGTAGATACCGGGTATACGCTACGAGCTCAACTCGAAAATAAGTCGAACGCCCTCTACATTTCGCCGACGCACACGTTCGGTGAACGAAGCGGTGGGGTCGTCCGAACAGCATCGAACAAGCGGAAACGGGAGACGATCATCCCTATCGACCCCGAACTCGAGTTTGAATTGCGCCGCTGGCTAGCGATTAGACCGGATACGAATTCCCCCGCGGAACCGGTATTCGTGGGTACAGCCGATAGATGGGGCGAGCGACTTACGCCCGATCACATACACCACATCGTCACGGAGTACGCCACTGAGGCGGGTTGGTACCGACGAGGCGGTGGGGCGAGCGAGAACGTCACACCACACTACTTCAGACACTTTTTTACGACGCACCTCCGGGACCGAACTGGAGATCGAGGCATCGTCAAGTACCTTCGTGGGGACGTCGCCGACGATATAATCGACACCTACACCCACGATTGGGGTGACCGAATCCGGGGCACCTATCTGGACCACATCTATCGGATTACGTAG
- a CDS encoding DUF5805 domain-containing protein has product MSVDDRVAVKTYVPQYQKQEWERDASAMEMSTSEFVRTMVQAGRSDIILGTHREQPSNAESDGSSDTDVATTPVSNHPNEFKHRVQDVLRRYDVLDWDELVDALVDDVEDDLDDALQELQAENAVMYSGRSGGYTLIDDE; this is encoded by the coding sequence ATGAGCGTTGACGATCGGGTTGCCGTGAAGACGTACGTCCCTCAGTATCAGAAACAAGAGTGGGAACGAGACGCGTCGGCGATGGAGATGAGTACCAGCGAATTCGTCCGAACAATGGTACAGGCCGGTCGATCCGATATAATCCTCGGAACACACAGAGAGCAACCATCGAACGCCGAATCGGATGGATCATCCGATACTGACGTGGCGACGACGCCCGTATCGAATCATCCGAACGAGTTCAAACACCGCGTCCAGGACGTCCTCCGACGCTACGACGTTCTCGACTGGGACGAACTCGTCGACGCTCTCGTCGACGACGTCGAAGACGACCTAGATGATGCCTTACAGGAGCTGCAAGCCGAGAACGCGGTGATGTACAGCGGTCGAAGCGGCGGCTACACCCTGATCGACGATGAGTAA
- the btuC gene encoding vitamin B12 ABC transporter permease BtuC, producing the protein MVERRRVICWSAGLTVVLVASIIASAAIGPVRIDPLAVSKAMLNTVQVPTGLSFNSSSLPYVGRSMPTPSPEFRPLFGFDVHGPHQSIVSDVRLPRILLAAVVGFALAIAGAVMQGFFRNPLADPSIIGVSSGAAVGAVAMIAFPGLIPLAGMHVAAFAGALITAFLVYAIATDGGKTPVATLLLAGVAVQAFLGAMISFLVLHSGDGLRQAVLWMMGRLAESNWGDVGFAAPFVVLGSAVLLAYTRELNVLLLGEEDAHHLGIEVERTKLILLAVASIVTAAGVAVAGIIGFVGLVVPHMMRLVVGPDHRILLPTSALAGASFLVITDTIARSGPIVVPVGIVTAALGAPFFLFLLLRREVHSL; encoded by the coding sequence ATGGTTGAACGGCGGCGCGTGATCTGCTGGTCCGCTGGCCTCACGGTGGTCCTCGTCGCGAGCATCATCGCGAGCGCTGCGATCGGTCCCGTCCGGATCGACCCGCTCGCCGTCTCGAAGGCGATGTTGAACACCGTTCAGGTACCGACGGGCCTCAGTTTCAACAGTTCGTCGCTCCCGTACGTCGGCCGATCGATGCCGACACCCTCACCCGAATTCAGACCGCTCTTCGGATTCGACGTACACGGTCCCCACCAATCTATCGTCTCGGACGTACGACTGCCCCGGATTTTGCTGGCGGCCGTCGTCGGCTTCGCCCTCGCAATCGCCGGCGCAGTGATGCAGGGGTTCTTTAGAAATCCCCTCGCAGATCCCTCGATCATCGGCGTCTCGTCCGGCGCGGCAGTCGGCGCCGTCGCGATGATCGCCTTTCCAGGACTCATTCCGCTCGCTGGTATGCACGTCGCGGCGTTTGCCGGGGCATTGATCACGGCCTTTCTCGTCTACGCCATCGCGACCGACGGCGGCAAAACCCCGGTCGCGACCCTGTTGCTCGCTGGCGTCGCCGTCCAGGCGTTTCTCGGGGCGATGATCTCGTTTCTCGTCCTACACAGCGGCGACGGGCTTCGACAGGCCGTCCTCTGGATGATGGGTCGGCTCGCCGAATCGAACTGGGGTGACGTCGGTTTCGCCGCACCGTTCGTCGTTCTCGGATCGGCGGTCCTCCTCGCGTACACGCGCGAACTGAACGTTCTCTTACTCGGCGAGGAGGACGCACATCACCTGGGAATCGAGGTAGAACGGACGAAACTCATCCTGCTCGCAGTCGCGAGCATCGTCACCGCAGCCGGCGTGGCGGTCGCTGGCATCATCGGATTCGTCGGATTGGTTGTCCCCCACATGATGCGACTCGTCGTCGGCCCCGATCACCGAATCTTACTTCCGACCAGCGCGCTCGCCGGCGCGTCGTTTCTCGTGATTACGGATACCATCGCCAGATCTGGACCGATCGTGGTTCCGGTCGGTATCGTTACGGCGGCGCTCGGCGCCCCGTTCTTTCTGTTTTTGCTCCTCAGACGAGAGGTGCATTCGCTGTGA
- a CDS encoding PGF-CTERM-anchored ABC transporter substrate-binding protein — MRTRTILLVALLVSVVVAAPGTAAVAPSTDAQSVSSQPECSYPVTMTDVTGTDVTLSDPPETVVATQASDVQLMAELEVGTSLVGMPVGQYTDHLDVTDDVTDISEDDEITPVAETIIDLDADVVIAANTVLFVDGFVEQLREADQTVYVYDSAETLEAVQENVRLAGVLTNECDAADASVAEMNERLDVIDEVVAQSDERPLAYYVMGEGDLTTAGVGTFQHEILERAGVENIAERADIDGWEEISEEVVIAEDPEWLIYGDYLDGPPEMTATEATTAWDTDQFVEVDSNQMSQPGPQVVDSIETIASTVHEDTYAEVTRTQESTDAADGDDETDNGSAGDDDVSDDSSSDEVIPGFGIAAAVIALLAIVAFGRRRL; from the coding sequence ATGCGAACTCGAACGATCCTACTGGTGGCCCTACTCGTATCCGTCGTCGTGGCGGCCCCGGGAACGGCCGCCGTGGCACCGTCTACCGATGCACAGTCCGTGAGTTCACAGCCCGAGTGTTCGTATCCGGTAACGATGACCGACGTGACCGGAACGGACGTGACGCTTTCTGACCCGCCGGAAACGGTGGTTGCGACCCAGGCCAGTGACGTCCAACTGATGGCCGAACTCGAGGTCGGAACCTCGCTCGTTGGAATGCCGGTCGGTCAGTACACCGATCACTTAGACGTCACGGACGACGTCACCGACATCTCCGAAGACGACGAGATTACGCCGGTCGCAGAGACGATAATCGACCTCGACGCGGACGTCGTTATCGCCGCGAACACCGTATTATTCGTCGACGGATTCGTCGAACAGCTACGTGAGGCAGACCAGACCGTCTACGTTTACGATTCGGCCGAAACACTCGAGGCCGTCCAGGAGAACGTCCGTCTCGCGGGCGTCCTCACGAACGAGTGCGATGCGGCCGATGCGTCCGTCGCCGAGATGAACGAACGACTGGACGTCATCGACGAGGTCGTCGCACAGAGTGACGAGCGACCGCTCGCGTACTACGTCATGGGCGAAGGCGATCTAACGACCGCCGGTGTCGGTACGTTCCAGCACGAGATACTCGAGCGAGCCGGTGTCGAGAACATCGCCGAACGGGCTGACATCGACGGGTGGGAGGAGATAAGCGAGGAGGTCGTCATCGCCGAGGATCCCGAGTGGCTCATCTACGGTGACTATCTCGATGGGCCGCCGGAGATGACCGCGACCGAAGCGACCACGGCGTGGGACACAGACCAGTTCGTCGAAGTGGATAGCAACCAGATGTCTCAACCCGGGCCGCAGGTCGTCGATTCGATCGAAACGATTGCGTCGACGGTCCACGAGGACACCTACGCGGAGGTAACGCGAACCCAGGAATCAACTGATGCAGCCGACGGTGACGACGAGACCGATAACGGCAGCGCGGGCGATGACGATGTGAGTGACGACTCGTCGTCCGACGAGGTCATCCCCGGATTCGGTATCGCCGCGGCAGTTATCGCACTTCTCGCAATTGTCGCTTTCGGTCGACGTCGCCTCTAA
- the srp19 gene encoding signal recognition particle subunit SRP19, whose amino-acid sequence MVENVIWPAYLDADRTRGEGRRVPRDLAVDEPTIDEIAQAVQQVGYDAMIEREKAYSREPWRSRGRVVVRGAEDSTKNDLVQAVAAYVSAMRE is encoded by the coding sequence ATGGTCGAAAACGTCATCTGGCCGGCGTATCTAGACGCAGACCGGACACGGGGCGAGGGTCGACGGGTTCCTCGCGATCTCGCCGTCGATGAGCCGACGATAGACGAGATCGCACAGGCGGTACAGCAGGTCGGATACGATGCGATGATCGAACGGGAGAAAGCCTACTCTCGCGAACCGTGGCGTTCTCGCGGCCGGGTGGTCGTTCGGGGGGCCGAGGATTCGACCAAGAACGATCTCGTTCAGGCCGTCGCGGCGTACGTGTCGGCCATGCGCGAGTGA
- a CDS encoding H/ACA ribonucleoprotein complex subunit GAR1: MRRAGTVVETAQGLLVCRGENVEIGDVLVDDTLSEVGRIVDVFGPVDAPYFAVTPDASVHPPRLVGDRLYVR, from the coding sequence ATGCGCCGAGCTGGAACCGTCGTCGAGACGGCGCAGGGATTGCTCGTCTGTCGCGGCGAGAACGTCGAGATCGGCGACGTACTCGTCGACGATACGCTGTCGGAGGTCGGTCGAATCGTCGACGTGTTCGGCCCCGTCGATGCACCCTACTTCGCCGTCACGCCCGACGCGTCCGTCCACCCGCCCCGACTCGTCGGAGACCGTCTCTACGTGAGGTAG
- a CDS encoding presenilin family intramembrane aspartyl protease PSH yields MNDRTRTLLAVFAVVSIFLGVQLGALALVEPFEQSHGPAVDNPDDPTNSAVFFGVILVATAVMLAAFKYDAERFIRWLIVGVSVMLSWFVFAELFPDLLVVDGLSVLPVAAAAVLGAGLLAYPEWYVIDAAGLLMAAGAAALFGISFGLLPALVFLVVLAVYDAISVYRTEHMLSLADGALDLKIPVVFVVPTSLSYSYLDDDGPLDDPEPTSGEPMADDSETESATGNGGTSPTDRSAEPHEDEKRARDALFIGLGDAVIPTILVASAVSFLEAPAIDVPLIALTVPALGAILGTISGLVVLMYMVLQGRPHAGLPLLNGGAISGYLLGALASGISITTALGL; encoded by the coding sequence ATGAACGATCGAACCCGGACGCTGCTCGCCGTTTTCGCTGTTGTCTCGATCTTTCTCGGCGTACAGCTCGGCGCGTTAGCACTGGTCGAACCGTTCGAACAATCCCACGGGCCCGCCGTCGATAATCCGGACGATCCGACGAATAGTGCCGTCTTCTTCGGCGTCATCCTCGTCGCGACGGCGGTGATGCTCGCGGCGTTCAAGTACGACGCCGAGCGCTTCATCCGGTGGCTGATCGTCGGCGTGAGCGTCATGCTCTCCTGGTTCGTGTTCGCGGAACTGTTCCCCGACCTCCTCGTCGTCGATGGACTGTCCGTCCTGCCGGTGGCCGCCGCAGCCGTCCTCGGCGCGGGGTTACTGGCCTATCCAGAGTGGTACGTCATCGACGCCGCTGGCCTCCTCATGGCCGCCGGAGCGGCCGCCCTGTTTGGAATCAGCTTCGGGCTCCTGCCGGCGCTCGTCTTTCTCGTCGTCCTCGCCGTCTACGACGCCATCAGCGTCTACCGGACCGAACATATGCTCTCGCTGGCCGACGGGGCGCTCGACCTGAAAATCCCGGTCGTCTTCGTCGTTCCGACGTCGCTCTCGTACTCGTACCTGGACGACGACGGCCCGCTCGACGATCCGGAGCCGACGAGTGGGGAACCGATGGCGGATGATTCCGAGACGGAATCGGCCACCGGAAACGGTGGTACGTCTCCGACGGATCGATCCGCCGAGCCACACGAAGACGAGAAGCGAGCGCGAGACGCGTTGTTCATCGGCCTGGGCGACGCCGTGATCCCGACGATTCTCGTCGCTAGCGCCGTTTCGTTCCTCGAGGCGCCAGCGATCGACGTTCCACTAATCGCGCTCACCGTCCCGGCGCTCGGGGCGATACTCGGAACCATCTCAGGACTGGTCGTCCTTATGTACATGGTCTTGCAGGGCCGACCGCACGCGGGTCTCCCACTGTTGAATGGGGGTGCGATTTCCGGGTACCTGCTCGGCGCACTGGCGAGTGGAATCTCGATTACGACCGCACTCGGCCTCTAA
- the cysS gene encoding cysteine--tRNA ligase, with protein sequence MTLHVTNTLTGETEPFEPRDPDAVSLYYCGLTVSDPPHLGHARSWVHVDVMARWLTHLGYDVRHVENFTDVNEKIVARVGEDDLGDSEAEVARSYVGQTIAAMRSLNLKRADVYPRVSEHVPHIVDLIETLVENGYAYESNGSVYFDVTTFDEYGRLSNQSIDEIESQGDETERSEKRHPADFALWKADGVSPGAIDEHRHEGAAPASEACETAQTWDSPWGEGRPGWHIECSAMSMTHLGETIDIHVGGRDLVFPHHENEIAQSEAATGERFARYWLHCELFELDEEKMSSSLGNFVTVSEAIDEWGANVVRTFLTAGSYNSKQVYRESAIDEATARWERLSRAYESAVEVLDSPDAQSTVTDDELVTSVEQSTAAFTEAMNDDFDTRNAQTALLELASAINRHVDSDGPFDYRGLKRAVDTLTTYGTVLGLSFTGETAGDVTIADDLVELLLDVREREREAGNYERADELRDELLALGVDVQDGTDGTDYRLP encoded by the coding sequence ATGACCCTGCACGTGACGAACACGTTGACGGGTGAGACGGAACCGTTCGAGCCACGGGACCCCGACGCGGTTTCCCTCTATTACTGTGGCCTGACGGTGTCCGATCCGCCCCACCTCGGCCACGCCCGGTCGTGGGTACACGTCGACGTCATGGCTCGCTGGCTGACCCACCTCGGATACGACGTTCGACACGTCGAGAACTTCACCGACGTCAACGAGAAGATCGTCGCTCGCGTCGGCGAAGACGACCTCGGCGACTCCGAAGCCGAAGTCGCCCGTAGCTACGTCGGCCAGACGATAGCCGCCATGCGTTCGTTGAATCTGAAACGAGCCGACGTCTACCCCCGCGTCTCCGAACACGTCCCGCACATCGTCGACCTGATCGAGACGCTCGTCGAGAACGGGTACGCCTACGAGTCGAACGGCTCGGTCTACTTCGACGTGACGACGTTCGACGAGTACGGCCGACTGTCGAATCAATCGATCGACGAAATCGAATCGCAGGGCGACGAGACGGAGCGATCTGAAAAGCGCCACCCGGCCGATTTCGCCCTCTGGAAAGCCGACGGCGTCTCGCCCGGGGCGATCGACGAACACCGCCACGAAGGGGCCGCACCCGCGTCCGAGGCCTGCGAAACTGCACAGACCTGGGACTCGCCGTGGGGCGAGGGCCGACCTGGCTGGCACATCGAGTGCTCGGCGATGAGTATGACCCACCTCGGCGAAACGATCGACATCCACGTCGGCGGCCGTGACCTCGTCTTTCCCCACCACGAAAACGAGATCGCCCAGTCAGAAGCCGCGACCGGCGAGCGATTCGCGCGCTACTGGCTCCACTGCGAACTCTTCGAACTCGACGAAGAGAAGATGTCCTCGAGCCTCGGCAACTTCGTCACCGTCTCCGAGGCGATCGACGAGTGGGGCGCGAACGTCGTCCGGACGTTTCTCACCGCGGGCTCGTACAATAGCAAACAGGTCTACCGCGAGTCGGCGATCGACGAGGCGACGGCGCGCTGGGAGCGACTTTCCAGGGCGTACGAGTCGGCGGTCGAGGTTCTCGACTCGCCGGACGCCCAATCGACCGTCACCGACGACGAGCTGGTGACGTCCGTCGAGCAGTCGACGGCGGCCTTCACCGAGGCGATGAACGACGACTTCGACACGCGTAATGCACAGACCGCATTGCTCGAACTCGCGAGCGCGATCAACCGACACGTTGATTCCGACGGGCCGTTCGACTACCGAGGTCTAAAGCGTGCGGTCGACACACTCACGACATACGGTACGGTTCTCGGTCTCTCGTTTACGGGTGAGACGGCCGGAGACGTCACCATTGCGGACGACCTCGTCGAACTGCTCCTGGACGTTCGCGAGCGCGAACGAGAGGCCGGAAATTACGAGCGAGCGGACGAGCTCAGAGATGAACTCCTGGCGCTGGGCGTCGACGTTCAGGACGGCACCGACGGAACCGACTACCGCTTGCCGTAA
- a CDS encoding DUF7523 family protein, producing MSLAAETRDAVDEFPFLVDALRADICNYTAVARFLDIDGEVDAVSTALRRYAAELPEIHLTSRDVRVTMQSGIETIEDPDDALVRVGDQCLGTGSGDSTAILATGDVDAASFGSVLDGCRLADVAVSAAAFIEGSSSVVVVDRRDGANALRVTERAFDSVTDRPD from the coding sequence ATGTCACTCGCCGCGGAAACGCGCGACGCCGTCGACGAGTTTCCGTTTCTGGTCGACGCGCTGCGTGCCGACATCTGCAACTACACCGCTGTAGCCAGGTTTCTGGACATCGACGGAGAGGTCGACGCCGTTTCGACGGCGCTCCGGCGCTACGCGGCGGAACTGCCGGAGATCCACCTGACGAGTCGGGACGTTCGCGTCACCATGCAAAGCGGAATCGAAACCATCGAGGACCCCGACGACGCCCTCGTTCGGGTCGGAGACCAGTGTCTCGGCACCGGTAGCGGCGATAGCACGGCGATCCTCGCGACCGGCGACGTCGACGCCGCGTCGTTCGGTTCCGTGCTCGACGGCTGTCGACTCGCCGACGTCGCGGTGTCCGCAGCCGCGTTTATCGAGGGCTCGAGTTCGGTCGTGGTCGTCGACCGACGCGACGGCGCGAACGCACTACGAGTGACCGAACGGGCGTTCGACTCCGTGACCGATCGTCCTGACTAA
- a CDS encoding AzlD family protein: protein MAEMTFGLDPVVVAVILAMALATVATKVGGLWILSRIEVGARLEAGLTVLPGAIVVAILGPELVSGGPAEWLAAGVVLVVAWKTENILLALTVGVVSVVAFRSIL, encoded by the coding sequence ATGGCTGAAATGACGTTCGGGTTGGATCCGGTCGTCGTCGCCGTCATCCTCGCCATGGCGCTAGCGACGGTGGCGACGAAGGTGGGCGGGCTGTGGATTCTGAGTCGAATCGAAGTAGGGGCGCGCCTCGAAGCTGGTCTCACCGTCCTCCCCGGGGCGATAGTCGTGGCCATCCTCGGACCGGAACTCGTCTCCGGTGGACCGGCCGAGTGGCTAGCCGCGGGTGTCGTCCTCGTCGTCGCCTGGAAAACCGAGAACATCCTGCTCGCGCTGACCGTCGGCGTCGTCTCCGTGGTAGCGTTTCGATCGATCCTGTAA
- a CDS encoding AzlC family ABC transporter permease: MPSEPPASNDTPTRDRSDEPSVDSAERAPAVRGSDPITFDRAGVRAGFLTCLPVALGVAGYGVAFGMLARQAGLSVTEAALMSATVLAGASQIVAVELWADPIPIGTILAATIAINLRYSIMGAALAPWFDRLDPKKAYGSLYFMADENWALTMADLKSGSGRGAFLVGSGVAIWLFWVASTVVGAIAGGAIGNPASVGLDFVLAAVFVALAVELWEGRSSLRPWLVALFVSVGTASILPGQWYIICGGLAAAVVEVIRYDG, from the coding sequence ATGCCCAGTGAACCACCCGCTTCGAACGACACGCCAACCCGCGACCGGTCGGACGAACCGTCGGTTGATTCGGCCGAACGAGCGCCGGCCGTCCGCGGATCGGATCCAATCACGTTCGATCGAGCGGGCGTTCGTGCCGGGTTTCTTACCTGCCTCCCAGTTGCGCTCGGCGTGGCCGGCTACGGCGTCGCGTTCGGAATGCTCGCGCGCCAAGCAGGATTGAGCGTCACCGAGGCCGCGCTGATGAGTGCAACGGTCCTCGCGGGGGCGTCCCAGATCGTCGCCGTCGAACTCTGGGCCGATCCGATCCCCATCGGAACGATCCTCGCGGCGACGATCGCGATCAACCTCCGGTACTCGATCATGGGCGCGGCACTCGCACCGTGGTTCGACCGCCTGGACCCGAAGAAAGCGTACGGAAGTTTGTACTTCATGGCCGACGAGAACTGGGCGCTAACGATGGCCGACCTCAAGTCGGGCAGCGGGCGGGGAGCGTTTCTCGTCGGGAGCGGCGTTGCGATCTGGCTGTTCTGGGTCGCCTCGACCGTCGTCGGTGCGATCGCCGGAGGGGCGATCGGGAATCCCGCCAGCGTGGGCCTGGATTTCGTACTCGCGGCGGTCTTCGTCGCACTCGCTGTCGAGCTGTGGGAGGGGCGATCGAGCCTCCGCCCCTGGCTGGTCGCGCTGTTCGTCTCGGTGGGTACCGCCTCGATCCTGCCCGGTCAGTGGTACATCATCTGTGGCGGACTCGCCGCCGCCGTCGTCGAGGTGATCAGATACGATGGCTGA